Proteins from a genomic interval of Acomys russatus chromosome 19, mAcoRus1.1, whole genome shotgun sequence:
- the LOC127203004 gene encoding leukocyte immunoglobulin-like receptor subfamily B member 3: MHWELTAYFPAGLLRKPLLRAQPDSVVSMQSRVTFLCEGTTGATKYYLYKERSQDPWRTEIPPEPGNKAEFIISRIYQHHAGGYHCYYQTNDGWSVYSNLVELVVTGAHSKPSLSAQPSPVVTSGGNVTLQCASENYDKFILTKEGPQKLSWKQNSQYNYTIMKYQALFSVGPVTSSHRETFRCYSHGMNNPRVWSEPSDPLELLFSGNLQKPIIKAEPSSVITSGSPTIIWCQGTPDAEIYVLHKEGSQKPWETQTPEEPGNKAKFSIHDVTKDHAGQYRCYCYSLDGWSERSDTLELVVTGIYYYTKPSLSALPCPVVTSGGSMALLCVSQYQCDKFILTKEDEKFSSSVDAQYIPSTAQYQALFTIEHVTPNHTGTFRCYGHYKDTPQLWSVPSDPLEVHLSGLSRKPSLLTHQGHILDPGMSLTLQCSSDINYDRFALYKEGEADFTHRSSQRTQAGLSFANFTWDYVRQDVGGQYRCYGAHSLSSEWSASSDPLDILITGQLSVTPSLSVKPNSTVHSGENVVLLCQSLYRVDTFILSKEGAAHQPLRLKSKFQAQQYQAEFSMSAVTSTLTGTYRCYGSQGSSLYLLFYASAPVELKVSGENQDHTVENLIRMGVAAFILIVLRILIIEARDTQRRTHHVVGR; the protein is encoded by the exons ATGCACTGGGAACTAACTGCTTACTTTCCTGCAGGGTTACTCCGCAAACCTCTCCTCAGAGCACAACCAGACTCTGTGGTCTCCATGCAGTCTAGGGTGACCTTCTTGTGTGAGGGGACCACAGGAGCCACAAAGTATTATCTGTATAAAGAGAGAAGCCAAGATCCATGGCGCACTGAAATTCCACCTGAGCCTGGGAACAAGGCTGAATTCATCATCTCAAGAATTTACCAGCACCATGCTGGAGGATATCACTGTTACTACCAGACCAATGATGGATGGTCAGTATACAGTAACCTCGTGGAGCTGGTGGTGACAG GAGCACACAGTAAACCTAGCCtgtcagcccagcccagccctgtggTAACCTCAGGAGGGAACGTCACCCTCCAGTGTGCCTCCGAGAATTATGACAAATTCATTTTGACTAAAGAAGGACCAcagaagctgtcctggaagcagaACTCACAGTATAACTACACTATTATGAAGTACCAGGCCTTGTTCTCTGTAGGTCCAGTGACCTCCAGCCACAGGGAGACATTCAGGTGTTACAGCCATGGCATGAACAATCCCCGTGTGTGGTCAGAACCTAGTGACCCCCTGGAGCTCCTATTCTCAG GGAACCTCCAGAAACCCATTATCAAGGCTGAGCCCAGCTCTGTGATCACTTCCGGAAGTCCCACAATCATCTGGTGTCAGGGAACTCCAGACGCAGAAATATATGTTCTGCATAAAGAGGGGAGCCAAAAACCCTGGGAAACACAGAccccagaggagcctgggaacAAGGCCAAGTTCTCCATCCATGATGTGACAAAGGACCATGCAGGGCAATATCGCTGTTACTGTTACAGCTTGGATGGTTGGTCAGAGCGCAGTGACACCCTGGAGCTGGTGGTGACAG GCATATACTACTACACTAAACCCAGCTTGTCAGCCCTGCCATGTCCTGTAGTAACTTCAGGAGGAAGCATGGCCCTACTGTGTGTCTCACAGTATCAATGTGATAAGTTCATTCTCACCAAGGAAGATGAAAAGTTCTCCAGCTCTGTGGATGCACAGTATATACCCTCTACTGCACAGTACCAAGCCCTGTTCACTATAGAACACGTGACCCCAAACCACACAGGGACTTTCAGATGTTATGGGCACTACAAGGATACTCCACAGTTGTGGTCAGTACCCAGTGATCCCTTGGAAGTACACCTCTCAG GGCTGTCCAGGAAGCCATCTCTGCTGACTCACCAAGGACATATCCTGGACCCTGGAATGAGCCTCACCCTGCAGTGTTCCTCTGACATCAACTATGACAGATTTGCTCTGTACAAGGAGGGGGAAGCTGACTTCACACACCGCTCtagccagaggacccaggctggcctctctttTGCCAACTTCACATGGGACTATGTGAGGCAGGACGTGGGAGGCCAATACAGGTGCTATGGTGCACACAGCCTCTCCTCTGAGTGGTCAGCCTCCAGTGACCCCCTGGACATCCTGATCACAG GACAGCTCAGTGTCACACCTTCACTCTCAGTGAAGCCTAACTCCACAGTCCACTCAGGAGAGAATGTGGTCCTGCTGTGTCAGTCATTATACAGAGTGGACACTTTCATTCTGTCCAAGGAGGGAGCAGCCCACCAACCTCTGCGGCTGAAATCAAAGTTCCAAGCTCAACAGTACCAGGCGGAATTCTCCATGAGTGCTGTGACCTCCACCCTCACAGGCACCTACAGGTGCTATGGGTCTCAAGGCTCATCGCTCTACCTGTTGTTCTACGCCAGTGCCCCTGTGGAGCTCAAGGTATCAGGTGAG AACCAGGATCACACAGTGGAGAATCTCATTAGGATGGGAGTTGCTGCCTTTATCCTCATAGTTCTTCGAATTCTGATCATAGAGGCACGGGACACCCAGAGACGGACTCACCATGTAGTGGGAAGATAA